One region of Acropora muricata isolate sample 2 chromosome 13, ASM3666990v1, whole genome shotgun sequence genomic DNA includes:
- the LOC136895948 gene encoding ras-related protein rab7 has protein sequence MASRKKVLLKVIILGDSGVGKTSLMNQYVNKKFSNQYKATIGADFLTKEVMVDDRLVTMQIWDTAGQERFQSLGVAFYRGADCCVLVFDVTQPSTFKTLDSWRDEFLIQASPRDPENFPFVVLGNKIDLENRAVSAKRAQAWCHSKNDIPYFETSAKEAINVEQAFQTIAKNALAQETEVELYNDFPDQIKLSGDNKPQQNNCSC, from the exons ATGGCATCAAGGAAGAAGGTTCTTCTGAAAGTGATTATTCTTGGCGACAGTGG GGTAGGGAAAACATCTCTCATGAACCAATATGTGAACAAAAAATTTAGTAACCAATACAAAGCTACGATTGGAGCAGACTTTTTGACAAAAGAAGTAATGGTGGATGACAGGCTTGTAACTATGCAG ATATGGGACACAGCTGGACAGGAAAGATTTCAAAGTTTGGGTGTTGCTTTTTATCGGGGAGCAGACTGCTGTGTATTGGTCTTTGATGTAACACAGCCCAGTACGTTCAAGACACTTGATAGCTGGAGAGATGAGTTCCTCATCCAAGCAAGTCCACGAGACCCAGAGAATTTCCCTTTCGTTGTATTAGGAAATAAGATTGATCTGGAAAACAGAGCT GTCTCCGCCAAGCGTGCACAAGCATGGTGTCACTCAAAGAATGACATTCCTTATTTCGAGACAAGTGCTAAGGAAGCTATCAATGTGGAACAAGCTTTCCAGACCATTGCTAAAAATGCATTGGCACAGGAGACAGAGGTCGAGTTATACAATGATTTCCCCGACCAAATAAAACTCTC